In the genome of Juglans microcarpa x Juglans regia isolate MS1-56 chromosome 6S, Jm3101_v1.0, whole genome shotgun sequence, the window TCATAGTGGATATCATTTCTGTCAAAACACCTATCTCAAGCAGCCAAAAGAAAGATTGCATCAATAGAGTCAATTCCAACTATCAACTGCCCAGTTCAAAACTCAAGTTCTTGAACAGCACATAACTTGGCACTGAAAACTGTTACAGTGGACATATATCACAATTAATTAGTCTATTAAATTCACATCCATATGCAAGAGACATGAAGTAATGTGTCAATACATGAGGTGCTTCCACTCTTTCTCCAGCAAATTTTTTGTTGTGCAGATGATCAAGAATCATTTTATTAACCAAAAGGAAGAGACAACAGAGACCTCAGTCCTATGTCTTGGGAACCAAAGCCATGTGGAACAACCTTCTCCTTCTGCACAAAATCAGCACCCACCCCTTCATTGAGCACACCTTCATCTTTCCCAGAATTACGAACCTCAATAAACAAATTATCCAGCATCGTCTTCAAAACCTCAAGCTTTTCTCCACCCACACCATTAGCCCCATCAACAACCACTGTTAGATCCCGCTCACTCATCCTACCTTCACTTGGGATCAAATCAATCAAGCACCTAACCAACAACACAAACTCTTTAGCAAAGGCCTCTAGGGACAATATTATGTCGAGCCAATCATACTCATCTTTAGCTCAAACTAACCTGAATGAGCTTGCTAACTGTTCAAAATAATCAAGTTCATGTGCTTTCAAGCCCTTATTTCTTGCGCGCACCATCCAATGTAGTTGTGGAGTTGTCACAATTCCCATATCAATTGCAGCCACCCCCAGAATTGAATTTATTCCCTTCAACCAAATGTAAAACATAAGCAAATCGTACTAAATGTAATATCAATAATGACTAATACATTTGAACAAAACTTGTAATTGTTAATGGGGAAAAGGCTATTTACTTGTTTAGCAGCTTCAAGTAGAGATTCCCCACTAGGCCTTGTGTCTCGCCCGAGCAATATCGCGGCTCGCCTCACACCCTCCAGTGGGATCCTCTCCTTCTTCACAAATTCGGTTATCAACTGTAGAgccaaaaaaaaacaataacatgAGTACAATTCACTTTCTCGATAGCTGCATTCCAAgtaaaaaccaaaaatacatacacatattctcaaaaaaaaatctctcaccCATCATACCCAATTCAACCTTTTACCCAGAAAAGTTATTAAAACCGGTATCCTTAAATTAGTACCATTCTGTTGtttcacaaaataatttcaaaaagagaaataaaaatgaaaggaagaaaagaacgTGTTTATGTAAGAGACAATTTAGCTTTTTAGGCATGAAACCtactaaaaataaagaatttgaaCATTTGAATTCTATTGTGTCCTCAAATCTTTCGTAGAATATTAAACTCTTTGGAGACagactttatatatatgtgcgtACAAAGAAGAGTACATGTACGTgtgcgcgggggggggggggggggggggggagagagagagagagactgacttggaggagatgttggggaGTGGGGGCATTGGCCAGGGCGTCAGCGAATGGCTCCCAATCCTGGGAGAGCATTCCACCGCTGGGGTCAGCGATTTTGACTCCATTATCGGTCACTTTGTTATGTGAGGCTGTGATCATTATCCCGGTAACTGATGACTCCATATTCAGAGCTCTCAGGGCAGCCAGTATCCCTACTCTGTACACCGTTGATTGGAGCAATGCTGCATCCGCCCTGAACCCCGATGTACCGTACGACAATCTCACACCTTGACCAATAAACACATACACACAaatgcatcatcatcatcatcatttctttccatggaaaataaagaagaaaactgaCAAAGGAAAAGATGGGAAAGGAGACCTCGTGGAGGAGAGAAGCAAGAGGAGGAGCTGAGGAGAAGGGAGCATTGCTCTTCTTTCATGGTTGATGCTGTGCAACTCTGCCTCTTACTGCTGGTTGTGGTCTCGGATTTGCTCCCTCACTGATCTGAACATCCACTTCACCAGGCACTCATCGAAGTCTAATAGATACTGTGCCAAGATTAAACGCAACGTTAttactcaattttttctttttcttttttattttatttgaaacatTACtgaataactatttttaatactgatgaatatttgtttttcaaaCAATTATTATGTTCGttcttgtaattttatttgGATTAATTATGGTTttcacaggaaaaaaaaaaaaaaaaaagccccacGTAAAACCATGCAAAATTATTCACTCTAATTTTGAATTAGATAgttcaatttaaaacaactCATTTTCTGAGATCAACAAAATTTGTCCCTTTCACTCCTTGACTTTTCAATTTAttgtattgtgttttttaaatgTGACGGTTTTTCCAATTAGGTCCATCAATCACATTGTCTTCATTGCATTAATTGAAGTTTGATGTGTCACGACACGAGGATGTATAagtgaaaatagtaaaaaaaaaaattctaaggaaaaaaaagagatgggagagaaatataagaattaaaaataaaacaaaaatcaacgATACATGAGAAGTATAAAAccaaacaattcatttttttttttttttatgtcggggaacctctcaaccaaacaattcaaaaatattgttagaaaacTAACGAAACTAAcatatttttgaagaaaaaaattttactgCCTTCTTGTACAATCTCACTGCACAACTTTGCCATTGATATATTTCAAAGCCACAAAATTTATATGCCTGGGGATGGGTTAGTTGCTCTATTTAAAAGCCATAAATGTATCAAGCACAGGCCAGTTGATGTATTTATaggagttattctattctcaagccgTTGTGTAGAGCATACCATCCACATAACTtcaatggtaagatttgatttttaaaattcaaattttaaaatttatctttcaaatcaaattatgtggTTCTCAAAATGCTAGTACAACGATATAATCACAGTTTGGCTTGAAGCTTGAAATAGTTTCACCAGGAGCCTAGGATTGGGTACTGATTTTGCTtagctttctttttttatcacttcgAAAATCATGGAGGTAATGAGTGTAGGAAGTTTCAAGGATATTTactgtttttgagttttttcccCTTTGTTTCAATCTTAATTCTATTATGTTTAGATTAATCAAATTTTGAgacatttttttactttttttataacatagGATCTTTTTTGTCTAACAATTTGTGGAGTTTTAGGTAGAactgtgtgtgtttttttttcatatttttgtgatttttaattAGCTTTggaattaaaagaaatgatatttgcaatcctAGAATATGCAAGCACTGCACACtcccttttgaaaaaagtagataaatctgGAATCCacgtaaaaaaaatcatttttttaatggtaaaccccacttttttttcaaagggagtgcgCAGGTCTTGCATATCCtaaaactatatctagcattactcccACAAGAGCCGTAAAGCTTTAGGATAGAAACTATAACATGAAGGACTGCAGCTTCTTGTAGTCCTGTTGTACTTAATATGGTAAATTTGGCATCACATGAAGGGCTTCTCATTTGTATCAATGGAGCTTCCCGTCAAAAAACTGAATCTCCTGTTGTCATGCTCCCTCTTCAATCCGATCTCGTCCTCTTAAATATTTCACTTTGTTACCCTTCTTTATTTTACAGTCTTTTAGATTGTAATGTTAACCATTTCATCACATTCTTATCTACCACCCATGTACTAGGGGAGTTCCTTTTTCAGGGAAATTCTATTACTCATCAGGgaggagaaagaaagggaggagAAAAACTTGCCTCAAAATATCTTCCTGTCACCAATATAATGGTCGCATGCAAATGATCCCAAAACAGCAGGTATAGTGTACTTGACTGCCATGTTCAAACTGCATCCGAGGAAAAAAACCTAATGTCAGAGGAGACACCTAAAGCAGATATGCCTGTGCATTTCAGTTAAAAATGAGTGCACTATCAACGAGAAAAAGAACCCACAGTCATTTAGTTCCACATATCTACCATGTCTTCGGCtatatgcatgtgtgtgtacttttttttataatttttttcatttcgaATTCTCGTTTGTTAAGGGGATTAACTAGAAAACTGGTTATACTGACTGGCAGGCTCAATGTCCTCTGACTTACTGGTCACGTTTCTAGGAATACGGTAACATGACCAGTTGTTCAAGCTGAAGATGGTTTATGATTTGGGGAGACCTGATAAGTACTCTGAACACGGTTAGAACAATGATATGGAATATGAAGATATTCCCCATGCATATTAACTCCCTTTTAGAAATTCATAATGAGCTTGAACTAAAGGTGGCGAATTATATTACTAAGTATACCAATCTacaaccataaaaaaattcCTTGCAATCAAGTGGCTCATGGGAGCACCAATCTCCTCGACTTGTTTATACCTAAACAACTAGAATATCAGACAACATAAAACCATTTCCCTGGTGCCTGGTGGTCCATCATGATCATCAACATCCTGCATTATTTGTTCAAGAACCTGCATTTTATAATCTCTAATACTCAGGAGCATCCCTATACCCCCAATTCATACGTGCCTTAATAATCACAGCCATCATTCCCAACTAGAGTTTATTAACAGACAGAGAGCAACGAGAATCCTCTAAACCTTCCTCGGCTACTGAATTCCCATACCTTTGACAAGTAAacctccaattttttttctcttttcgcTTCCCTTTAGtttcctctttttcctttcctttcaacCGAACCATTTGTGTTCCCGTTTGGCTACTTAGGAATCatgcttttataaattaaaaagaacacaaatttatttaaaaagaagggAGCCAAGACAAAAATAGCGGAGACTCCCATGATTACAACGAGCTCGTATATTTCTCAGAACCCAACATTCAAAAACAGAACTTTCACAAGTTCCAGCTCTTCCGGATTTGTTTCCCTAATATTTTCTTAGCAGCCGAACAAAACTTGAGACAAGCCTAGTGGTCAAACAAATTGGAAGCCTAGGAAGTTTCTTATAGTTGATCTTTCCAATAGCTTAAGCAAGAATAAAAACCCTAAGAGAGAGAACAAGTCACTCGGAAGGAATTAGAGAGCTCGCTCGGATCGGTGGGGCTGATCATACAAGGCACACTTCGACGTTTCTGTTGAGATTTCCATCTATAAGCCTGAATTTTCAAATCCAACAGGTGCgatttccatttctttcttatGTATAAGATCTTCAAAAACctgaaataaagaaagagaaaggagatGCCGGACCTCACGGAGTATCAAAGGGAGCTGCGGCGAATAACGTCACGGGTGCCACAATCAGAAACCGAGCTTTAAATCCTTTCCATACTCGGCAGCTATATTATATACAAGGGTAAAATGGGAAACTCACAAGAGCATCGTGGAGGTATGGCGGATGTGTTAAATAAATGGAATATTTCTGAGTTTATAACCCAATCCACAAGCCCCTAGCCCTAAAAAATGCCGATGAAGGTGTCGGAGGCCACAGTATCAACCTTTGATACTGTCTTTCAGAAGTTCATATCGGAAGCACCCAAAAACAAAGCCAATCTCATTCTCTTCTTGGCCGATAAAGACCCTTCTACCTCTCTCAGCTGGTGCCCtggtatgttttcttctccttGCTTATTTCTTAATCCTTCCATTAGCCTTCTCCCTTCTTCGTGCATCCCAAAATCCctttatgtttttttcctttttggggGGAATCTTGTTTTTTGGTCTtgatttattattgattttgataCGCCTATAATAGTGTCTGTGTGAAACTCGTTCTTGATATGATTTATATTGGGTATCTCATATCTGATAGAAAATTTCTTTCACGACTATTCACCTTTCCACGTTCCATATGAAAACTTCCACATCTTATGAAACACATCATATGTGTAGGATATGGGAGTGAACAATCACTAATgcatagcatttttcatttccAAGTCGTAAAATAACATCatgtaaatatcataatattgatgtggaatatttaaattttaaaatttatcttttaaattaaattatactctGTATGCTAGCTTGATAATGGAATTTTTCTTAAAGGTAATCGGTAACGTCAGTTTCCCTTCCATATTGATATTGGGAAAGCTGATCttgataattttgtatttttatttccaaTTGCATTCCAAAAGTACCATGCCTTTTCCTCTGTcacttttcttttacatttatttaaattCTTTTGCAGATTGTGTGAGAGCTGAACCTGTGATCTACAAGAAACTGGAGACCAGCTCAGATGATGTTGCACTTTTGAGGGCTTTTGTGGGAGACAGGCCAACATGGAGGAATCCCCAGCACCCATGGAGAGTAGACTCCAGGTTTAAGCTCACGGGAGTTCCAACACTAGTCCTTTGGCAAAATGATGCAGTCCAGGGTCGACTTGAAGACCACGAAGCACACATTGAAAACAAAATCGATGCCCTTGTTTCCGGCATTTGAAGTGTTTACTGCTTCTCATGCGTTGCTTGCATTTTGCTTTTTCTGACTCTGTCCTTTCTTTTCAAACTATGTActactttttcttctgttttttctctCTATCCTCCTCGCAAGGCTGATTTGCTGTTGCAGCTTGGCAgccaattaaaataaaagaaatttgatgCAAGTCAATAGAATTATAATATATGCAGAAAATTCCTTGTCAAGGGTCTGTGTACCCCGGGATTATTCCTAAATATCTAAGAAGGATGCATGCATGTGGTGGCTTGAGAAAGATGAATGCCAAATGCTCGTCTTGGTGCTTCATTTTGGCTGTCTAATTTGTGTCTAAGCTTTTATGAAATCGACTTTTTGCCTTTGGATCAATAGCTTCTTTGTTTGATGCATTCTGTATTCACAGAGATTGATTTCTGTATTGCCATAATGCAGTGGGCAAAAGACAAACCATGTTTAGAGAAATTCTGTTTGTAATCCCAGATAAGGGAGTCTCCGTGCACGCCAATCCACATAGATGATGAAACGCGTCGTTCCATTTAATTTTCGGTTTAATTAAACGCAACTTCATCCCCTTCCTCCTTCCGGGTTCTGTCTTCTTTATTACCAAACAGCTTGGATCCAAAAAGCTTCAAAGACTCAAAAATCTTGCAGAACTAGAAGCCCATAGTCCTGAAGTACTACTTAGAACAGAGAACTCTAACAAAATTCAAATCTAATGACATGGGtcttcaacaaaaaaataaaaaaaaatcgtagTCAGTGTAAACCAGATCTGGAGCTGATACTCATGGCCATGGGTAATgccttttccttctattttgtCCCTTCCGTTTTCTTTTTggagttagtctacatacagtcCTCTTATGCAAGCtcatacaattatgttttaaaatagattttaaattataataatatcatttttaaaataatttgtttgcTCTTTTACTTTCATTCATCAATAAGACTGTGCGTGCAACCCCCACTCaggactgcaaataaaatttttttttttttgtgagtaaTGGCCAATAATAAATCTTCTCAttagctactattcactactccaCACCCCACATCATATGTGGTCACTATTTTTTTGGGAAGAGCTTGAGGAGAAAGAGgtcggagagagagaggccgataagagcttgaggagagagagagaggccgagtAGAACTTAAAGAGATAGAGAAGTTGGAGATAGAGAGGTTGAAGGTGATAggtctaataaaaaaaacaaataaaaaattatcaggTGTGTAGTGTGagggtgaatagtggctgatatATAGCATAACCCAATGGCCAAATAGATTGATGGTGGTGGACGTTAACGGCCGACGGTGGAACTCGAATGGCAGATGAAAATTTGGGTGGAGTGAGGTAGGCAGcaacaaatcaaatttcaacgtcaaggcctcgtttggttacacaaatgaaatgagattagataaaagttaaaagttaaataaaatattgttaaaatataatttttttaatatagtttttgttctgagatttgaaaaagttaaattattcattatattttctgtaaaaaatttgagaaaattgtaatgatgagatgagatattttgaactgtataaccaaaccaggCTTGAATATCTAAAATCAAGCATTACAGCAGTGGGTTTTTGGTCATCATAAGAATTGGGGTTTTTGGTCTTTCGACTTAGACTGACATAGACAAGGGACACTTAGATGAGTTAGCGGGGACTGAGTTTGAGGAACTATACATAATAGTTCTCTTTTAGTAACTGATAAATAAATTCTTATCAAGAAAGGATAAAAactttaaggcctcgtttggatattgagttaagttgagtttttataaatagtagtatgTTGAAATGGTGGAGTTAATTTTGTGGAGCCCACCTAAGATGtctttgaatgttaagataagtttagatgtattttatATAAGGTTGAAAAAATTTGTGGGTCCTACATGTAAataggttttgagttgaaatgagtttagtgatttaagaGTTGAGTATCTTGTTAAGAATTTAGACCTCCCAAATTCACCTAAGGATTCACCTTTTGgtgaaatataaagaaaaacagaaaaataataacaacacaaaaaTTTATGTGGAAACTCCCAAATAGGAGAAAAACCATCaaacccagagaagaaaatacactaagtgaaaaattattataatcacacaattttttctcctcaccccaaatgacacccacaaagcttccccactagcaaaactttaactctcacatctttcctttttacagGAAAAAGGCTAATAAAGGAATTTTCTtaagtcacaagttactaattaagcttatgatttggtgtaattaactaagatgTCAAtcaccctatttataggccttgaggcctgctcctcaattctctcccaGCGCTGTGGGACTCtaaaggagcaaacccaacaatctccaccttcCGACTTTGGCTGATCCCACAGCCACGCTCCAccgcaatgaagatcttcatagtTTCTActatcatgctccaccataaaagcatacacactcagaataaaccaattccaaACATTTCAATTTCGACCCATGTTGAAAATAATCTTGCtaaaaattatggtgcaacttccacgtttggctttcctggaagttcGTCAACCATCAACATGAATTTCCACCATACACCCTGCATTAATGTCAAACCAATGCATGTGtgctaacattaacacatcatCCATCATGGCAACTTTAGGAATTAGCGGCATGCCATGAGTATGTACATgtccattttcaaaagacatcGTCTTTCATagagagagacacaacgttagtttAATTACCAGTATATCTATTTACTGACTTGAAGCCACTTGCCAAACCTGCTTctgctcttggacaatttttcttgacgtaCCCAGATTATCCACACTCCCAGCAaactactttcatcttcatggagttcttcTTCTCCCCATTACCAACTACTACCAATGCAAAGTTCTCAAGTGGACtatttcttccaccacctagtcttctctctttagaaaagagtttactgataacctctgaaaaaattattttctccttcccatgtatcaaaataggcttcatatgctcataggaaggtgaaagagaccagatgagccttaaggcttgatcctcatcatcaattttaacttcAATAGATTCTAACTCAaagacaatgccattgagaacacttaaatgatctgaaatagttgtACCTTCACTCATCCGCAATGTATGAAAATGCTCTTTCAAGTACACCCGATTCGAGACGTCCTTCGTCTGATACAACTCTTTGAGCTTTTTTCAAAGTTCATTTGCCGTAGATATTCTATGTACATTTGTAAGAACATTTTTGGCCAGGCACAGACGTATCGCACTTGTtgctctcaaatccagatcctcccactcttcatcgctcattacagatctACTATTTGTTTCATCAGTCATGCTAGTATCATTACTGACTTCAGGGGTTGGTCTGCCCTTcaacgccttgtgtaatcctgattgaatcaaaacatcattgacttgaatttgccacaagccaaaattgattctcccataAAATTTTTCCACCTCATATTTGATAGGATTTGAATccttacttcctgacattgccTCGATGAATTTTACAGTAGAAATGAATggtactcactaagtaagttcccagaaaatatt includes:
- the LOC121237057 gene encoding thioredoxin-like protein Clot — protein: MPMKVSEATVSTFDTVFQKFISEAPKNKANLILFLADKDPSTSLSWCPDCVRAEPVIYKKLETSSDDVALLRAFVGDRPTWRNPQHPWRVDSRFKLTGVPTLVLWQNDAVQGRLEDHEAHIENKIDALVSGI